A single genomic interval of Prionailurus viverrinus isolate Anna chromosome A2, UM_Priviv_1.0, whole genome shotgun sequence harbors:
- the YAE1 gene encoding protein YAE1 homolog gives MSWVQSTPLVQGPGEEGDVFDEEADESLLVQREWQSHMLRRVKEGYRDGIDAGKAVTLQQGFNQGYKEGAEVIINYGQLRGTLSALLSWCHLHDNGSALISKINSLLDAVGQCEEYVLKHLKSITSQPHVVDLLDCIQDMDLGHVAPAEKKMDEGKDERLCENNAELHKNCGKSLSEADCSSLECCRIQEQPHSENPSLTWILEQTASLVKQLGVSLDVLQHLKQL, from the exons ATGTCGTGGGTTCAAAGTACTCCCTTGGTCCAGGGTCCCGGAGAAGAGGGGGACGTGTTTGACGAGGAAGCGGACGAGTCGCTCCTGGTGCAGCGGGAATGGCAGAGCCACATGCTGAGACGAGTCAAA GAAGGTTACAGAGATGGAATAGATGCGGGCAAAGCAGTTACTCTTCAACAAGGCTTCAATCAAGGTTATAAGGAAGGTGCAGAAGTGATTATAAACTACGGGCAACTCAGAGGAACATTGAG tGCTTTGCTCTCCTGGTGTCACCTTCATGATAATGGTTCGGCTCTGATCAGTAAAATAAATAGTCTTCTGGATGCAGTTGGCCAGTGTGAAGAGTATGTGCTCAAACATCTGAAATCAATCACGTCTCAGCCCCATGTGGTAGATTTATTGGACTGTATTCAGGATATGGACCTTGGTCATGTAGCTCCAGCTGAGAAAAAGATGGATGAAGGTAAAGATGAAAGACTCTGTGAAAATAATGCTGAGCTTCACAAAAACTGTGGCAAGAGTCTTAGTGAGGCAGATTGTTCATCTCTAGAATGTTGTAGAATACAAGAGCAGCCACATTCTGAAAACCCAAGCCTCACATGGATTTTAGAACAGACAGCCAGTTTGGTCAAACAGCTGGGAGTATCACTTGACGTACTACAGCACctcaaacaattataa